One stretch of Streptomyces agglomeratus DNA includes these proteins:
- the dxr gene encoding 1-deoxy-D-xylulose-5-phosphate reductoisomerase — protein sequence MSDSPAPLADPHIAFDPSEGRRDIVVLGSTGSIGTQAIDLVLRNPDRFRVTALSAAGGRVGLLAEQARQLRVRTVAVAREDAVPALREALKAQYGTAEPLPEILAGPDAATEVAASPCHTVLNGITGSIGLAPTLAALEAGRTLALANKESLIVGGPLVKALAKPGQIIPVDSEHAALFQALAGGTRSDVRKLVVTASGGPFRGRTKTELAGVTREDALAHPTWAMGPVITVNSATLVNKGLEVIEAHLLYDIPFDRIEVVVHPQSYVHSMVEFTDGSTLAQATPPDMRGPIAIGIGWPERVPDAAPAFDWSKASTWEFFPLDNDAFPSVGLARHVGALAGTAPAVFNAANEECVDAFLAGRLPFTGIVDTVAEVVAEHGTPRTGTSLTVADVLEAETWARARAREIAAHASAAQAAVQATAEARA from the coding sequence ATGAGCGACAGCCCAGCCCCTCTTGCCGACCCGCACATCGCCTTCGACCCGTCCGAAGGCCGCCGGGACATCGTCGTCCTCGGCTCCACCGGGTCCATCGGAACCCAGGCCATCGACCTGGTCCTCCGCAACCCCGACCGCTTCCGCGTCACGGCGCTCTCCGCGGCCGGCGGCCGGGTCGGACTGCTCGCCGAGCAGGCCCGGCAGCTGCGGGTCCGTACCGTCGCGGTCGCCCGCGAGGACGCCGTGCCCGCGCTGCGCGAGGCGCTGAAGGCGCAGTACGGCACCGCTGAGCCCCTGCCCGAGATCCTGGCGGGGCCCGACGCCGCAACCGAGGTCGCCGCCTCCCCCTGCCACACCGTCCTCAACGGCATCACCGGCTCCATCGGCCTCGCGCCGACCCTCGCCGCTCTCGAAGCGGGCCGTACCCTCGCGCTCGCGAACAAGGAGTCGCTGATCGTCGGCGGCCCGCTCGTGAAGGCGCTCGCCAAGCCCGGCCAGATCATCCCGGTCGACTCCGAGCACGCCGCGCTCTTCCAGGCCCTCGCCGGCGGCACCCGCTCCGACGTGCGCAAGCTCGTGGTGACCGCGTCCGGCGGGCCCTTCCGGGGACGTACGAAGACCGAGCTGGCCGGCGTCACCCGTGAGGACGCACTCGCGCACCCCACCTGGGCGATGGGCCCGGTGATCACCGTCAATTCGGCCACCCTGGTGAACAAGGGGCTCGAAGTCATCGAGGCGCACCTCCTCTACGACATCCCCTTCGACCGCATCGAGGTCGTCGTGCACCCCCAGTCGTACGTTCACTCGATGGTGGAATTCACCGACGGCTCGACGCTCGCCCAGGCGACACCGCCGGACATGCGCGGACCGATCGCCATCGGCATCGGCTGGCCCGAGCGCGTCCCGGACGCCGCACCCGCCTTCGACTGGTCCAAGGCGTCGACGTGGGAGTTCTTCCCGCTCGACAACGACGCGTTCCCCTCCGTGGGACTCGCCCGCCACGTCGGTGCGCTCGCGGGCACGGCTCCGGCGGTGTTCAATGCCGCGAACGAGGAATGCGTCGACGCGTTTCTCGCGGGACGGCTGCCGTTCACCGGAATCGTGGATACGGTCGCCGAAGTAGTGGCCGAGCACGGCACCCCCCGTACGGGAACCTCGCTCACGGTCGCGGACGTCCTGGAAGCCGAGACCTGGGCACGCGCCCGGGCCCGTGAAATCGCAGCACACGCATCAGCAGCACAGGCAGCAGTACAGGCAACAGCGGAGGCTCGCGCATGA